atagaatcgttgtatcatattcttgtatataaataaaggcatttgtttttggttattatacttacttgtattggtgccaaataactaagtataatagcgtccttgagtagaaggttcttacctatatcaatcggttagttgaatcgatagtgagatgatatagggaacactactcttaatcattcctagtcaagtattagcattcagggacaatgttaatgcgacgagactagcatgtacgtcaactcgatgacttgatctcacaagtcatggatatggagatatcaagttgacacatgggtatgaattggagaatgtatactgaatgacccaccatgagaaagtatcatggatcgttatatgagtgccatatactttttcatgtggctattagtatgactactagtccttggacatgaagtcaccatggttccctatataaggagttacgtactttggcttcgtcaaacgtcacccgtaactaggtggactataaagacgattactgggtatgtaacaaattatgcggagggatgtgagtgatgtagatgggatctatccctcctatatgacgggagtgacatcgatattcttgatagagtgagaccactaagtacatggccatgcctaaatgagtcaatatgagatattgagctcatttgattgagtgagtctacttggagttcaagatttagattgattagaggatgacacggtctatgcctcatattgatcaatctagatgctaggatagaaggacaatgtcatatattgtgaggagtcacaattagtagtcacaaggtgatgttgggtctcaacatttttgtaacttgggtagtaatgatatgttgctagataccgctcattacttatgcttctaaatgggtttaggagcattgccaacgttacaagaacctatagggtcacacacaaagggcaattagatggagattaggttcatttgatgaacctaaaggattaggtccatgtgatgaaccaaattggattaagagtaatccaaattaggctaattgagttggactcaatttggtttatgtgttagatgagtctaatttggacttagactcattgagtcaatttaattcaatgaatagagattcattaaattaaaattgacttgaaccaatggttagatttgatcaaccatgggagagaagtggtcaagtttaacttgacttgagaggaagatgaagggtcaagtttgacttgaccatttgccacctcattggtgagttggcattgagtgggctaatgatgatgtgccacatcatcaagaccacttcatggtgtgccacctcatgagggagattaagagtttttgactcttgaaatcccatggagtatataacctctcacttgaaggtggccgaccactttttgggagttactagtgagaattgattctcattcactccttcttcttcctctctagatttcttctctccctctcctcctctttggctgaATCTTTCAAAggttctagcacaccttttgttaggtttctccatctcttgcttgtgtggatacacatagaggagtgtctactttgatactctcgagatccggcgaatcttggacgagcgggatacgtgaagggctttgcttcaaaggtataccctctgatcttgtagatctagtgtagatcaaggagtagaaaacatgtatatgaaattttaatacttcgcacggatctggtggcatggggtttcggggtttccgcaacgtaaaaagcggtttttgaggcccgaaaaacccaacaggacaCCGGACAGATCAACGTGACTATGATGGTAGGAgaatacgagctcttcaaggagacTAAGAGGTGAGCGACTTCTGAAAATCAGACCACTGCTTCGTGACCATATAAAATACTAGCAGTTTCCAAGGACCCGACTCATGTTTCTGATAGAGGGTCTAAGAGGAAATAACCTGAGGAGTTCCCCTCGGCCTTCTATCGGGAACCTGGCCCAGACTATTATCACAAGGGTCCGGATtattataataagaaagagcaaccacATACTTCTATGGCGGAAAGCTCCTTGCCGAGGGACTCAAAGAAGGGGAAAGCTATAGTCTCAGGGAGGAGTCCCAAGGGGAACCTGATGAGCAAGTGCCTTTCTCTCTAAAGGTACTAGAGGAGAAGCTACCGAAGGGGTACAAGCCCTCGGCCATTAGAGAGTATGATGGTAGCAAGGATCCGGAGGATCATCTCCGCAAGTTCCGGAACGTTGCGTTGTTGCATCAATACAGCGATGCTATTAAGTGCTGGGTGTTCTTGAATACTCTATCTGGCTTGGTACAGAAATGGTTTGATGGATTGTCGAATGAGTCCATTACTTGTTTCCATGACTTCAAAATTGTCTTCCTGTGCCACTTCGCCAATAGCAGGAAGTACCAGAAGACAGACCACTGTCTCTTCGCcctcaagcaagggccggccgaGCCCTTGAGGAGCTATATCAagtgcttcaatcaggtggctcaAGACGTCCCATTCGCTACCTCGGAAATATTAATGAACGCCTTCTCTTATGGACTAGTAAAGGGGGAGTTCTTCCGAGATCTCATTCGAGACCCTGCGAAGAACTTTGATGAGATGCTCGGGAATGCCACTAGCTATATCAACGTAGAAGAGGCTCAAGCGGCTCGACGGAAGGCGGACAATGCGCCTACTCCCGCCAACAAACCAGAGAAGAGGCCACCCCAACCACCAGCTCAGCCTCTTCCACGTGCTCGGATGCTCGATCACCTTTCCCTCCTAGTCAGGATCCCAGGCCGACCCAACGTGTGACAATTGTCCAAGCCCCAAGGCTTGAACTGCGGGGGTCGCGTTACTGCACTTACCATAGGTCTCACACCTATGCCACCAGTGATTGCTTCCAGTTCGCCCGAGACTCTCGGTGCACAGCTGAGCTGGGTCTGCCTCCACCTGAGATCACGCCCAAAATTCAGCAGAGGATACTGGCCAGCCAACAACCTGTGGCAGGTCAGTCTGGTAGACTCATGCCCGATAATGTGGGACAAGGAAATCAGTAGCCCGGTCACAACCAAGGAGCCCGGGGAAGCCCGAGAAGAGGAGAACAGGGGAAACACGACCATCCGTGAGATTGGCATGATCTCCAGGGGGACCACAGATGGAGACTCCACTAGGGCTCGGAAGTCTCACGAGCGACGCTTGGAGATTCACGCTGTAGGATGCAGTCGGGAGCAAGCTGCAGGGCCCATCATCATCTTTGGGCCATAATACCTGGAGGGGTTGGAGCACCCTCACGACGATGCCCTAATAATCAAGACTGTTATCGCCATCAGTCACGTGGCCAAAGTTTTCATGGATACCGGAAGCTATGTCAATGTGTTGTTCAAGAGTGCGTTCGAGAGCATGCAAATCGATGCCAGTGAACTCCAGCCCGTGGCTACTTCATTGTATGATTTTACTGGTAATGAAGTACGACCCATGGGCCAAATCAAGCTAGTCATATCTTTGGGTAGCGAGCCCTCGGTGAGGACAtggaggagcaccttcatagtGATGGATTCGTCGTCCTCATACAACGTCATCTTTGGGAGACTGACATTGCACGAGTTCCGGGAGGCAGTCTCcacttttcatcagaagatcaaattccctgtgGAAGACTAGGTCGGGGAAGTTAGAGGTGAGTAATTGGTCTCTCACAGGTGTTACATTAACATGATGAAGGTGGAGGCTCGCAAGGCTCAGTGAACCCAAGATAGCAGGATCCACGTCATTCAAGAGGAGCCTTTGCCTATAGGagaggagctcatcccttgggaggaggtccaactCTATCCTGAATGCCTGGAGAGCCTCACCCGCATATCAAGCGACCTACCTATCGAAGTTAAGACGGACCTGGTCTAATGCTTGACTCGTAATAGGGATGATTTCGCTTGGTCCCTTGAAGAGCTGCTTGGGGTTAAGCCCGAGGTGGCTGAGCATAGATTGCACCTTCTGCTTGATTCCCGaccggtcaagcagaagaagaggaacttctcggccgagcaaaataagatcatccgagctgaggtGGATCAGCTCAGTAACGCAGGTCACATTAGAGAGGTATAATTCCCGTCCTAACTTTTTAATGTGATCCTGGTAGCTAAACCCAACAATAAGTGAAAAGTCTGCATTGACTTTTGAGATCTCAATTGGGCCAGCCCCAAGGACTGCTACTCGCTGCCCAggattgatcagatggtggactcaacctcagactgcgaaaggatttgcatgcttgatgcttatcAAGGATACCACTAGATCCCTCTCGCACAGGAAGATTAGGAGAAAGTTAGTTTCATTAAGGCAGATGATACCTTTTGTTATATCATCGTGTCTTTTGGATTAAGGAATGTCAGGGCTAcctatcaaaggatgatggataagatctGTCGGGAGCAAATAGGGTGAAATGtggaagtatatgtagatgacatcctcatcaaatccactCTGGCCATAAATTTGATTACTGACATCGAAGAAACCTGCGACACACTATGGCAGTATGGCCTGAAGTTGAATCCATTGAAATGCCTATTTGgagctggggggggggggggattcttGGGATACCTCGTTACTGAGCGAGGAATTGAAGCTGATCCGGAGAAGGTCTGAGCACTTAGAGACATGAAGGTGCCTCAGAATCTAAAGGAAGCTCAGAAGTTGGTGGGCAGAATAACCGCACTATCCAGGTTCATATCTCAGGCTACGGATAAAGCcctgcccttcttcaaagtgctcaagAGAGcggccaagtttcaatgggatgacgAATGCAATCAGGCCTTTGAGGAATTAAAAAAAGCACTTGAAGACCTTACCCTCGTTGTTCAAACCTAATGCAGGAGAGCCACTCTGGGTTTATCTATCAGCCACCCCTGAGcccgtggggggggggggggggggcggtgtTGGTGAAAGAGTAGGACGATGTTCAACGGCCAGTGTACTTCTTCAACCACTTATTGAAAGGGGCCGAGTCCTGATACACAACCATGGAAAAATTAGTCTATGGATTGGTCCTCATGGCTCACCGCTTAAGACCCTATTTCCTGGCACACCCCATCATAGTCTTGACTAACAGTACCATGGGCAAAGCTCTCACTAATGTGGAAGTAGTAGGTGgcctcatcaaatggacaatgaGTTGGGAGAATATGATATATAATACCAGCCCCAAATGACGATTAAAGTGCAAGCTCTGGCAGATTTCTTGACTGAGGTCCATCAACCTGATTATGAAGAAATATGGAACATCTATGTAGACGGGTTGTCTACCCAGCAGGAAAGCGGAGTGGGGATACTCCTAATATCCTCTCAGGAAGATGCCCTTTAACTGGCCATCTTGTTAAATTTTAGAGCCACGAATAATGAGGCGGAATATGAAGCATTATTGGCAGGACTGGAAGCAGCTCGACATGTCGGAGCTGCTCGGGCGGTTGTTTATTCAAACTCTCAGCTTGTAGCTCAACAAGCAGCAAGAAACTTCGAAGTTAATAGTGACAAGCTACAAGTACACCGGGAAGCATATGAGAAGATGGAAGAGGATTTCAAGGAGATCACGGTAACTAAGATTCCCAGAACAGATACCAAAGGGAtgatgaactagctaaaatggcTAGCTCTTTGACCACTTGAGTGCTGGATAGGTCGATAGCCTAGACCTTCTTAATAGCTCAGATTGACTTATagaacgagttataagtgagcatgctctcacgcctccagactcttgccctagtgcgagttataagtgagctttctctAACGACTAACAACCTCTCGATCaggattccaaactctcaccttaacgcgagttataagtgagcatgctcttacgtttccagactctcgtcctagtgcaagttataagtaagcatgctctcatgcttccaaactctcgccccagtgcgagttataagtgagcttgatcTCATGactaatgacctctcggtcgggattccaaactctcgcctcagcacgagttataagtgagcttactctcacgcCTCCATACTTtagcccagtgcgagttataagtgagcttgctctcacgaccaatgaccactcgatcgagattccagactctcaccccagcacgagttataagtgagaatgctctcacgcttccagactctcgccccagtgcgggttataagtgagcatgctctcacgcttccagactctcgccctagtgcgagttataagtgagcatgttctcacacttctagactctcgctccagtgcgagttataagtgagcttgatcTCATGACCGACGGTcactcggtcgggattccagactctcgccctagcacgagttataagtgagaatgctcttacgcttccagactctcaccccagtgcgagttataagtgagcatgttctcacgcttccagactctcgccccagtgcgagttataagtgagcatactctcacacttccagactctcaccctagtgtgagttataagtgagcttactctcacgaccaacgacctctcggttgggatctagactctcgccttagtgtgagttataagtgaacatgctctcatgcttccagactctcgccccagtgcaagttataagtgagcatgctctcatgcttctAGACTAttgccccaacgcgagttataagtcagcttgctctcacgaccaacgacctttcggtcggGATTTCAGACCCTTGCCCTAGCACAAGTTATAAGTGACCTTGTCCTCATGACCAATAACCCCTCGGGCAAGATTTCAAACTCTCGCCCTCGCATCTTAGCACGAGCTATAAACAAGCACACTACTGCACTTAATAACTCATGGGTGAGCCTTTCACACTCTTTGTCCTGGATGAGTTATCAGCAAAAAAAAGAAGTGTCAGGGAAGAAAGTAAAAAAGAAACAAAGAATGAAGCCCAACTAGATTTGCATTTATTTAGAATACAAAACCACTTAAAATCTCATTCCCACAATTAAGGACATCTATGCAATCAGAATTCTGTTCTAGTGTCAATAGCCGGTCGGCACCTAGAGCAAACGTGTTCCACATGACCTGCTTGCCCCGAGTAAGATCGCTCTTGAACTAGCTCTGCCTTAGTGAATTGAATAATGTGACGCTGCTGAGTAATAGTTTCGTCTTTGAGCCGGTTCTCTTCTTGAAGGAGGGCTATGGAAGCGGCATATTTCTCTTTTAGATAAAGCAAGAATTGGGCCTGTCTCTCTAGATTCACATAAGCTTTCTGCTTCAACGCTACTTCTTCCCGGGCCTGAGACTTAGCGGCTAACCAAAGTACCTCAATGTCTCGATGGAGAGAAGACTGAAGATCcttgtcatgcatcatcttgacTAAAGTAGTATCCTTTTGGGAAAGTAGCTGAGTCAGATGGACTAGCTGTTGGCGCAGGGGAGATATCTCGTCAGACTTAGAGGTGGATTCCATGATCAGAAGAAGCCAGCAAGAAAAGTACAATGGTGCGGGGAGACTCGACCCTTTTAAAGAGGGAGATGTGAAGAGTCGACTTCGAAGGGTTGGTGAGGCCCTTCTCCCGAGGGGGATTGGGTGATTAAACATGTTACATATCCGATGATCTAGGGAAAGGAATAACATTTAAGGACGTCATGGTGGAACAAATAAAGTAGAGCATGAGTCTAGTAAGTCAGACCtgagcctcctttgactagacttggggAGAGTCTTGTAatacggtgcataatggtaggACCCGATAAAGTTGGGCAGTCAGAAGTTAATaggatgtggcagtcagaagtcaaggggacatgacagtcaaaagtcaaggggacgtgacagtcagaagtctagggaacgtgacagtcagaagtcaagggaacgTGTCAGTCAATAGGTAAGGAAAGAGGAAGTAGgacctattagagtgtatactaaaagcctagctttttgtaaacatttattttgaaataaagaatcacattggtcaaatgtctacatttatatgctaagtgtagtttttcaattaatttatattgtagataacatggtgtatggtgccacacatagaagatcatgttatcaattccttataaattataaacagtagctcatgactaagatggaaaggaacaaactattggaatagtcgtagtgtaatttggtattagtttatcttaactataaaattacactagtacactctgagtatattgagcaaaaccatttaaggtaagttctttttatactgacggCATAAAAGAgcaaaacctttgttattatggaagtgtatgctcttaatcctgatataataacaagcacatatatctagtatttatttctttgacttatcaaagggtgcgatttagttcgataaatcaatagacccgataagttgggaaatgatattatttatagtgtgtgttgttgattatagaaggaaactgtgtcctagtaatctaggttgataatgcccccaaaaggatttcataaggattgtcatgtaaaccctgcaggtggacttagtctgacatgatgataaggttgagtggtactactcttggagctagatattaattaagtgagttgtcaataactcatttgattagtggacattctatatcttaaacatagggagactaatacactcatgataagaaggagaccaaaatgtaatttgggattggtgcggtagttcgataataattctttagtggtatgaattattattgatgaaattaagttgggtgttcgggacgaacacgggaagcttaatttcatcgggagaccaaaactaatttctcctctcggtccctatcgtagcctcttatttataaagtattatacccacccatatccactttcttacccaccttaaggtggctggccaagcctagcttggagcccaagctagggctggccaaaccaaggtgtgttggtttcattaggtggccgaccctagcttgaacccaagctcggtgtggccggccacattaaaataaaaggattttattttttttttaaatcttttcttatgtggaagccatagttttaaaagagaatttaaaatttaaatatttccttttatagttttctataaaatattaagagaaaggtttgatatctttccttatttgtagttaaaagtaagattttagtttttgataaaacttttccttttttgtaaccatcctcatgattttaaaagagaattttaaaattaaatctttccttttatagtttctacaaaagattaagaaaagatttgttatctttccttatttgtagattgaaaggaagtttttaattttagagaaaacttttctttttgtaaatcatccacatgttttaatagagagattttaatttttaaaagtttccttttatgactaaccatgaagggaattttcaaaagagaaatttttatttaaaaattccggaaacaaattaggaagttttaattttgtgtttaaaactttccttgtttggagggattaaggtggccgcccatatatagtttgaaagggaaattttattaaactttccttttattggCAAAGAGaacaaggaagttttaataaaactttccttatttgccaagaccaaggaatataaaagagagggtagaggtgcttcatctcataacaatatctcttctattatttcctctctcccttggttggtggtcgacccctctcttcctctctatctcctattcttcttccttggccagcgacatcttcatctcaaggagcttggttggtggccggattttgttagaggaagaaggagagataggagactttgtttcttagcatcccttggagcttggtggtggtcgaacctcatcctctcttggagttcttgtggtggccgaaacttgcttggagaagaaggaagcttgggtggttctcgtctcggtagatcgtcacccacatgacgtccgagataagaagagcaatacgatagaagatcaagaggctgttgcttacaaagaaaggtataactagtaattctattctgcatcatactagttttatttgtatagattttgaaataccaaacacaagaggcatatgattctaggtttcgaatttgtgattcgagtttatgtTCTTTTGTCTtctcgatcttgtgattcgattgttccttttggttaaacctagggttactataaggaaattaaatattaaatttcgttgaaaggctttgtctaggaagtggtggatgctcccatacccaagaaggcctagtacctctccatgtttaacctggaagccaatctctgaaattaatatttaattgaatttacactacaacaaaaacattaaaagacaatggttaaaaaccgttgtcgtaggcccttaaaccgttgtaattggcagtgttgttaaaagtggggggctacgacaacgattttaaaccgttttctttgaatgaaaagataacagttttgcaacggttttaaaccgttgtctttgaatgaaaagacaacggtttaaaaccgttgttgtttagagtatttttaaATAGCATTGCTCGTTACAAtcatttttggggctacgacaatgatttttaaccgttgtcttttgagggtgatagacagcAACAACAATTTTaaattgtcttttaaattattatcttttaataccaatatatcatatttcaatataaatatataataaagaatcataatcacaaaagaaagaatattccccacatcaATGTTATTTagaatgttacttatacaagaattacaatcaccaaagaagaaacatgtctcatgtttaaataaaatttatctcaatacaaataaacaaataagttctATTTACAACTAATAAACAAGTCCCATCATAATCTTCAACTAAGGAACAAATAAGTTCCTTGTGATTACTTCATCACATATCTCATCACAGCCATTTTTCCAACTTCTCAAGCTCTCCAGAATCTAACCATTCGTGTCCTTGATGAGATAACTACACTATTAGCAAACCTCCTGAATCTAACAGAGGATTCATTAATCGACTTCCTTTGATGTTTCCTTGGACTTGCTCTTGTTTGTAGCTAAGAACCCACAGCAGTAGCCTCTCATCTTCCTGAAACATCAAAATAATACATTCGAACAACACACGCACATGAGATTTTTGTCTGAAGAAATTTACCTGCTACTGCTTCTGCTACTTGTTTCAGAACTGCATTTGATTCTGCTTCCTCCCCTATATTGCAACTCTTGCAGCCCCTTCTCTGCTTCTAGCTTTGGAGACACCTTTGCAAAAGAATTAGACCTCGAGCTCTTCGTCTTCCCTCCATCTAAAACTGGCACAGAGGTTTTGAGGAACAAGCCTCCTTTGCTTCTATCCGTTGCCTTCTCTATCTTATTCTTGGCCCCTTCCTGCCTCATCTCTGCAGCTTCCTCCACCTTCTTCACTATCCTTGGAGTCTCCACCAAATCTCTCAGTGATAGCTCATAAGAAATAAAATTCCCGGATGCCGGAGATGCCCGCCACTAGTGCCTCCATTTATATAAAAACAACTTCTCCTAGTTCTTAAAACAATGCTTCATTACATatggttcaaaaattcaaagattctTATAAACCAATTGATTGCAAAATACTGACAAATAATAAAACAACACAATCCGGAAAGACTCACATTTCATCTTTGCAAGGCTTGTCACTTATCCCAATGATTTTAAATTCTTGATTTGTAAAACTCAATTGATTTCAAGTCTCTGTTTATCGGAAGcggagtcagaatcttcttcttcttctcggcaAATTTTGTCTCATAAGCGGCCACCAGATACTGTTTCATTAATTATTTGATGCAGTAGTTAGTCCTCATTAGCTTTATCGGTTCTACTTATGGATGCAAAATCAAGTGTCTACCTCATGCACATCTTCTGCAGATAGCTTGCCTCTTGTTGTGTGCCTTCCTGATTCTTTAGATTGCAGTTTGTCCTCCAATCCTGTTGGCACTGTGACATCATTGGTGTTGCCATTTGCAAGATCTACTAAAAACTCTGCTGGGTTCATCGCTATCAGAGGAGAGAATCCAGTCGATGAGAAGTAGGACATGGCTTTTGATGCCCTCCCAAAGTAGAACAAACTAGCCTTTCCAAGCAGAATCAGCTTGTCAAATCTGTGAAAGAGTCTACTGGATGGTTGATGAATTGTCGTCACGACGGTTTTGCCAGACTGCAGCATGTCCATGGCAGGCTTCAGACGCATTGGTGAAACGAGTGTCGATAAGGGAGATCAAACAAAACTACAAAAATTACCTCAGCTATCTCAGTCAATACTTGAACAACTCTAAGGGTTGTTGTCGAATCAAGACCAGATGTCGGCTCATCCAGGAACAGCAAGGATGGATTAACAAGGATCTCATTCCCAATGCAAACTCTTTTCCTCTCGCCACCTGAAACTCCTCTAATGAAGGATCCACCAACGATGGTATCTTGGCACCTGCTCATTGCTATCAATCATATCTCAGAATAACTTGAGTATGTAAAGAATTAGGAAGACAAAGATTACCTCTGAAGCCCCAGCTCAGTGATAACATTCACGACCCTTTCTTCCTTCTGCTGTCTACTCATTGTCCTCGGAAGTCTAAGCAAAGCGGCATAAGTTAATGTTTCTCTCACGGTGAGATGTGCAAATAGAACATCATCCTGGGTGACGAACCCAATCCTGAAAATTGATTGATCCTATAACATTCTTGATTTGATGAAAACAAGTGTGTTTTTACTGTAAGAAGAGAAGTGTTTACCTGCCCTTTAGGGACTTGGAATATGGTTCATCATTATATGTGATAGATCCTTGAACGATATTAGCAGTAGTTCTTCCACCAAGGAGGCTGAGAAGAGTAGTTTTCCCACTGGCTGAAGGCCCCATTACGGCCAAGAGTTCTCCAGGCCTAGATGAACCTGTAATTCCTTGGAGAATATCTTTCTCAGTGCTACTGGCTATTCTTTTCAGAAGTACTTTGTATCCAACATCAGTAAACTgcaaaataaatacaaaaaacAACATAAAGTTGGCACCATATCTGTATTGTTGATAATCTTTGCAAGGCTTGTTGTGTTGGGGGGAAGTCCTGGTCATCCTCTTAGAGCTATCATGAATACAACATAGTCTATCAACTACCATTTGCCACCAACATGTCACCTGCTAAGAGATggctattaacaatcttctcCAAGTTCCTCTAATAAGCCACAATATCTCATACACCTACTCTTTGTCCAGCATATGTTTTCTGAATAACAACCATCTATTCTTACATAGCCATTAAGCTTCTAATTGATTACCTGCAACTATATTGAATCATCCCTGTAAGTACTTTAACTATAGAAAGAAACACAAATCTTGAAATAAAACAAATGAGAAAATTCAAAAAGCCCTAAATACTTATATACTCTGGATTAAGATAGACATAGGTTATAAAGTAATCCTATATTTCCTCCATAACTCTGCTGATAGCATATATTGAAAATACATAAAAAGTCACTTGAACAATGATGATCGCTAGATTAGTGGTAGTGTGATTATTAGCAACAAAAGAGTGGGAGTTGGTAATTGAT
This region of Zingiber officinale cultivar Zhangliang chromosome 9A, Zo_v1.1, whole genome shotgun sequence genomic DNA includes:
- the LOC122021600 gene encoding ABC transporter G family member 22-like isoform X1, with product MVVIQKTYAGQRVTCWWQMVVDRLCCIHDSSKRMTRTSPQHNKPCKDYQQYRYGANFMLFFVFILQFTDVGYKVLLKRIASSTEKDILQGITGSSRPGELLAVMGPSASGKTTLLSLLGGRTTANIVQGSITYNDEPYSKSLKGRIGFVTQDDVLFAHLTVRETLTYAALLRLPRTMSRQQKEERVVNVITELGLQRCQDTIVGGSFIRGVSGGERKRVCIGNEILVNPSLLFLDEPTSGLDSTTTLRVVQVLTEIAESGKTVVTTIHQPSSRLFHRFDKLILLGKASLFYFGRASKAMSYFSSTGFSPLIAMNPAEFLVDLANGNTNDVTVPTGLEDKLQSKESGRHTTRGKLSAEDVHEYLVAAYETKFAEKKKKILTPLPINRDLKSIEFYKSRI
- the LOC122021600 gene encoding ABC transporter G family member 22-like isoform X3, with the translated sequence MVVIQKTYAGQRVTCWWQMVVDRLCCIHDSSKRMTRTSPQHNKPCKDYQQYRYGITGSSRPGELLAVMGPSASGKTTLLSLLGGRTTANIVQGSITYNDEPYSKSLKGRIGFVTQDDVLFAHLTVRETLTYAALLRLPRTMSRQQKEERVVNVITELGLQRCQDTIVGGSFIRGVSGGERKRVCIGNEILVNPSLLFLDEPTSGLDSTTTLRVVQVLTEIAESGKTVVTTIHQPSSRLFHRFDKLILLGKASLFYFGRASKAMSYFSSTGFSPLIAMNPAEFLVDLANGNTNDVTVPTGLEDKLQSKESGRHTTRGKLSAEDVHEYLVAAYETKFAEKKKKILTPLPINRDLKSIEFYKSRI
- the LOC122021600 gene encoding ABC transporter G family member 22-like isoform X2; protein product: MVVDRLCCIHDSSKRMTRTSPQHNKPCKDYQQYRYGANFMLFFVFILQFTDVGYKVLLKRIASSTEKDILQGITGSSRPGELLAVMGPSASGKTTLLSLLGGRTTANIVQGSITYNDEPYSKSLKGRIGFVTQDDVLFAHLTVRETLTYAALLRLPRTMSRQQKEERVVNVITELGLQRCQDTIVGGSFIRGVSGGERKRVCIGNEILVNPSLLFLDEPTSGLDSTTTLRVVQVLTEIAESGKTVVTTIHQPSSRLFHRFDKLILLGKASLFYFGRASKAMSYFSSTGFSPLIAMNPAEFLVDLANGNTNDVTVPTGLEDKLQSKESGRHTTRGKLSAEDVHEYLVAAYETKFAEKKKKILTPLPINRDLKSIEFYKSRI
- the LOC122021600 gene encoding ABC transporter G family member 22-like isoform X6 codes for the protein MGPSASGKTTLLSLLGGRTTANIVQGSITYNDEPYSKSLKGRIGFVTQDDVLFAHLTVRETLTYAALLRLPRTMSRQQKEERVVNVITELGLQRCQDTIVGGSFIRGVSGGERKRVCIGNEILVNPSLLFLDEPTSGLDSTTTLRVVQVLTEIAESGKTVVTTIHQPSSRLFHRFDKLILLGKASLFYFGRASKAMSYFSSTGFSPLIAMNPAEFLVDLANGNTNDVTVPTGLEDKLQSKESGRHTTRGKLSAEDVHEYLVAAYETKFAEKKKKILTPLPINRDLKSIEFYKSRI
- the LOC122021600 gene encoding ABC transporter G family member 22-like isoform X4, with product MVVIQKTYAGQRVTCWWQMVVDRLCCIHDSSKRMTRTSPQHNKPCKDYQQYRYGSSRPGELLAVMGPSASGKTTLLSLLGGRTTANIVQGSITYNDEPYSKSLKGRIGFVTQDDVLFAHLTVRETLTYAALLRLPRTMSRQQKEERVVNVITELGLQRCQDTIVGGSFIRGVSGGERKRVCIGNEILVNPSLLFLDEPTSGLDSTTTLRVVQVLTEIAESGKTVVTTIHQPSSRLFHRFDKLILLGKASLFYFGRASKAMSYFSSTGFSPLIAMNPAEFLVDLANGNTNDVTVPTGLEDKLQSKESGRHTTRGKLSAEDVHEYLVAAYETKFAEKKKKILTPLPINRDLKSIEFYKSRI